TGTCAAGGACACATTGCAAAGGTTAAACTTTACCGGTTTTCGCTTTTATCACTAAGGAATCCAGGTtcgactattaatattgttttcttctgtAATCGTCAATTGCTGCGAAAATTGCCCTTTTTGATTAATAGACGCAATTTAATGCACAAGTCGACATTGTGTTGGGCGTTAACGAGAACTAGCCGGTAAGAATTATATTTGGTATTACATAAATGCATgagtgtatttttaaaataaacacagTTGGTTCAGCGTATAACATATTAGTCATACCTCAGTGACTCGGGTGAAAGTCTCGCCTTGTACTTGTTGTGCGTATCCATTCTTCTTGACACCAAATCGTTGTTAACGACCCACCTTCTATCTGATAGGACACCAAATAGTCGATATCTCAAACGGCTCGTAAATATCATGTGTCGATTTAAAATAAGGcatttacttgaaaaaaaatctcgattttatAGGACAAAAATGCTTGTAACTGTTCTTTTTCAAAATACTCTCTGTCAACAATGATTCAATCCGCATCAGCTCAAACATATTAGTTACCTATAGCAATTGGGCAGGCAACGGTCCGTAAAAATATGGAACTCGGTCCAAAAATGTCTAACTTTAAATGTTCTAACCTTAACTATAGCTTAACTTTAACTACTTCTTTTcggaaaatttgaaatatttttcagtcCGTATAAACGTATTAAACTGTTTAAAAAATCTACGAAACGTCCGAGGTCCTTTTTCTCTGGTGCTTTTACCGCCGCTGCTCTTCCGCTTGTATCAACGGGCTCATATCGCCGCGACGCGAGGTACAAAATGTGTTGTTTATATGTTTCAGAGTTTGGCCCATGCCGAAACCGCTGAGAAAAATAACTTGCTTCGAAGAAAgtagttgtttattttttaacagattgaaaaaatatttcgtgATTACGAATGGCCGTGGGCGGGTGATTAGGCAGAGGTAGTTGGTTTACCTAAAAACGAAGAGTGAATGACAATTTTAGGGACGTTAATAACAACATGGCTTCTATAGTGTAACATCTTGCTCCCAAATAGTCTCAACAAGAACGTACGAGCTCCCTGAAAGGTAAATTTAATGCCAGTGTAGCCCAAGGATATAAGTTCCTGCAGTTATTTTGGTCTATTTAGCATGTCTGTGAACTTGAACTGCTTGCGCCAGATTGTCGACGTCGCCTGTCAATCCATCCAAAAGTCTCAATTTTACATAGCTCAGCCAGTCAAACAACTTTTATTTTGTCCATGTGGCAAATTTCCGGACAGCTCACATCAACCCACTTCCCCCAAGAATCATTATACTTTTGAAGAACGATATCTCTCCATCAAGGTCAAAACGTTCCTTGACCCTTTGTAAAAGGTCAAGGTCGTTTCCAATTTTGATTATCTTCCTTCCTTCATTATACTGAAACAACACctaaataaaaacaatacaaacaaaaGGTCAGTTTAGACAAGTTCGTTGAAATCGACATGTAAGATCAATCATGCAAAAATACACAAAAGTCATGCAAATTTTGATGCAAAACGAATGTAGACAATTGAGGCAGTGATTTCCTATAAAGATTGAACATCATTTGCAAAGGATGGCTAAAAAGTAAACCGATATCAGTGAATTTATAAAAATGTACGAACCTCTCTCTCCAAAGACGTCATCTTGGAAGTCGAGAATTCGAATCAGTCCTTCGTGTTAAATTCCTGCTGTTGTCCCCGCTTCCGGTGAGCCCACGTGCTGTTAAATCACCGCTCCACGGCCCCGCTCAACAGACATTTTGTTAAATCCACTGCCCCCCGGGGCCAAAGGGCTGTTAAAAGTGCGTTAAATCCCGGCTATAGCCAAGTTAAACCTCCGGTATgtcccgggggtcggggggccgggttttcaattgactgatgcataagGGCGACCCTAAAAGCCGGAATGACGGAACGGCGGAACGGCCGAATGGCGGAATGGCGGAACGGCGGAAAAtgaccccaaatcctaaaagacggaatgacggaaaatcacccgaaatcctaaaagacggaacggcggaaaatgaccccaaatcctaaaagacggaatgacggaaaatcacccgaaatcctaaaagacggaacGGCGGAAAATGACCCGAAAtcctaaaagggaaaaaaggtaCGGGTTTGCGAGACCCCCTTCCCGTgtaaaataattcttttgttgttgttaaaaattGGTTATCCTTCAGATTTTTACTATCAATTCTCGTATTACTTGTGTCACGCCGTCACTCCGTCACGCTGGGTAGACAAGAGGACAGACCACGGCTCTTGTAGATATCTAATCGTTGGAGCCGTTCATCAATAGTTATCACTTGAATAGGATGTCTAAAATGCGTGCAATTCCACTGTTGGTTTCGGCTTGATCAATAAGAAAAGCGAGTTCATTCCTAAAAGCCACAGATTGTCGAAAAATTACCATAAAACCACAGAGACAGAAAGTAGTGTTCGCAggtattttccttcaaatataTCTCAATTCAGTGGGAatccaataaaattatttttaacataACATCTGGGATATGTCAAGCGCGAGACAGATTTGACAGCTAGTGACAACACGTCGCCACGTGGAGATGAAATTTGCGACGAAAGCGACAAGACGCAAATCGTCGACTCTGTGTGGGCTAGTATGCACTGAGTATGACCTTTAAATTGCCCTCCCTGAAAGGGAAGTCTAATGCAGACAAATCTCTGGTGAGCCATGGTTTGCCACTATTTCAATGGGGGAATTTGCGGGAAAAAGAGGAGCCTATCGGCCGCGGTTCATTTGGTTTGGTTTTTGTTGCAAGGAACCAGCATGGTGAGAAGGTAGTTATAAAAAAGCTACTGAGCGAGGACGATCATGAGAAGCGCCTTTTTATTAAAGAAGCGAAAATTCTCCATGGCATTAACAATGAATATATCGTCAAATTCAAAGCTGAAATAATGGAACCATTTGCAATGATgattgaataattgtttttcgaCTTCGCTCCTTTCGGCGGCTCAGCAATTGTTAGCAGTTTGGACAGGCTCCTACAACATCTTCACATGAATGAGGCAATCGACCAATTTCCTTTTCAAGAAAAGATCGCCCTAGAAACGGCAGCCGGGCTTGCACATTTGCATGACCTTGGCATCGTTCATCGAGATATTAAGCCTGCCAATGTACTTGTCTCCAACCAGCATTACTCTACCTTAGATGACAGACAGGAACTTGAGCATGCGTTTCAAACTAGGCCGATAATTTGCAAGCTGGCGGATTTTGGAGAAAGCCGATCCGCAATAAACCAAACAAGTAATGTTTGCCGCATGGTTACGAGTAATATTGTCCGTGGCACGCCCGCCTATAGAGCCCCGGATTTTCCGCCTATAGAGCCCCGTGATTTTCCGTcattccgtcttttaggatttcgggtgattttccgtcattccgtcttttaggatttggggtcaTTTTCCGCCATTCCGCCATTCGGCCGTTCCGCCGTTCCGTCATTCCGGCTTTTAGGGTCGCCCGATGCATAAAGTGATCTGCGGGCCAAgacgaaactctctgcaaagtttcaaaacattctgtggagcggattcagatctaccttaaatttttaattagttaaaGTTGCTCTGAATTCGCTCCACAGGACTTTTTGAAACTTTgtagaaagtttcattctggcatgctgattacatttcaaaaGAAACTTATTTTGCTTATTCTTGCCTGTTAACTGCTGATATATCGGGCAACTCCTCGAAACAAAGAGAAAAGatagaataaaacaatttgccgaAAATCCTTTTAATGACCGTAAAAGAAGCTTTTGTTTATGTTGGAAACACATTTGTTAATGCGATATACAAGGCTAACGGCGCTGTtgcactgtgaaatgtttcgtgcaacttgtctcgcaatgttttggcaccttgtggcgggacaagttgcgcGAAAcgtttcacagtgtaacataccctgcagaggccaaaatcgttgcgagacaagttgcacgaaaactTAATTCTAATTTCCGCAACGGCTCTTGCTACTTGTCTCACAACGATTTTAGCGGGATTTtagccgttgcagggtatgttacattgTGAAATgcttcgtgcaacttgtcccgccacaatgtcgtcAAAACCGTCATTGCGaggcaagttgcacgaaacatttcacagtgtaacagcgccttaacaTTAGAGGATTTTTTCGCGAAGCATGTGAGCACCATAGTCTTTACATTTAAATGGCTTAAAGCTGAATTCAGCGTAAACACATTTCGCACcttttctttacaaaaaggTGTTGAGGTTGACAGCAAGAAATAAGGAATTGCAGGATGGTGAAACTGAGCAGAAAGCGAAGGTAAATGTGTATGGCGCCTCTAATCTTGAAATAATGCGTAAATTTACCGTTGACTTGTCAACTGAACATGTAATTGCTTCTTACATTCTACAATTTATTGAGCCATGAAAAGGAATTTTTCAATGCCATTGAGTTGATGTTGGCATTACGTGTATTTTCTACCAATTGAGGAAGACTGGCGCTTTTGCATCCTATTCTTTGAACTTAGCAAGCGGTCTCGAATGAACAAAACATCTGGACCTCAGTCTGCGATTAAAGCCTCTCTTCTTGCTTGTAAGTTGAACTAAATCAGCACatttaaacatgtcttgtacaGCGTTTAGTGCttaatttgccaaaaaccactaGGCGAAACTGTTTTTGAACCAGACAGCTTTATCTAAGTTAGTCGTGGTGTCACGCACGGcgaaaattcggaaattcaaaacgCTACGGGCCATAAAACCCTTTAAAAAGATTTCATTCTAAGTAATGTTTTACCTGCtatggataaaaataaaaataaaaatcggGAAACCTCGCAGCTTTGATTCTACAATTTGATTACGTcctgtgaaaacactctattccgTATTTTAAAAGTAGACGTATTTTATATCAAACCGTTAACGCTGAAACTCAGTCTCTTTGTATTGCTTAggtttccaaaatggacaacagagtaaaatattaccGACTAGTATTCGTGGTTTCGCAAAAATAGCGCCTGAAACAGTTGTGGCAGTTCATTCAAAGTAAAGCGGAGAGCCCTAAAACGCCGGAAGCTGAAGCATTAATTAAAACTTGAGTTTAAATTGTTAATCAATTTTGCAGCCTAGCGAAAACGTTTTTTAACCCAAATTCGACGCAACGAGAAATTGggttgaaagaaaaggaaatcacCGCCCTTATACTGGACAAGTTACCACggaaacaggaaagccttgcaaaaacaccctttctATTGGCTTTAGTTGCAGTTGCTCATGTCTAAAAAAACAACTCGGTGACCCAAATTTGTTATGGCACTAAAGTGATctgcaggccaagatgaaactctttgcaaagtttaaaaacattctgtggagcggattcagatctaccttaaatttttaattagttaagGCTGCTCTGAATTCGCTCCACAGGACTTTTTGAAACTTTgtagaaagtttcattctggcatgctgattacatttccatccttgtccaatactgtcaaaCAGATACGACCCGTGAATGGCTTGACATGACTCGTACGACTCGTACGACCCGTACAGgtcgtgaaacaatggtttACGGGTTGTACAGGTCGTGGATCAATGGTGACATGCGTTAGTAACACTGCACTTCAACCTCGACAGTACGACCCGTACGACCCGTACAGGTCGTACGGGTCGTGAAACAATGGTTCACGAGTCGTACAATTGGTGAATTGCatagatatttacaaactgatGATAAGCAATTCTGCCGAACTCATACGACCCGTGAATGGCTGGAGAGACAAACATGCTAAGGACAATGTATGTTCTTCGCTCTGAAAACGTGAATGCCTCAAAGCGCAGAACACGACGAATGTTCTTCGTTCTCAAAGCGTGAGAGCCCGATAGCGCCGAAATATATATACAGTGCTCTTCGGAGTCCCAAAGCAGGAGAGTCTAAATGCGCTACTAAGAATGTATGCTCCCCGTTCTAAAATGGTAAATGCCCCAAAGTACAAAACACAATGAATAATCTTCGTTCTCAAAGCGTGAGAGCCCAAGAGGGCTATATACAGTATATACTCTTCCGAGTCCTAAGGCCAAAATCGGTAATTAGAATGTATATTCCTCGTTCCAAAATCGTGAACTAAAGCACAAAGCACAATGGATATTCGCCGTTGTGAAAGCGTGAGGACGTAAGTGCGGATAAACTACAGAACACAGGCCACTTTTAAAGAAGTATCACTCGAGTGGATCGGCGGCTCGCCAGTCGCGTTAACTGACGAGCCGTCGAGCCGCCGAGCCtcattctttcattcaaatttgagcttttatgttacggttcggttaatcaCACTCTTTACGAGATAGTGTGATAAATACTAtgatagcactcgtttactgattaagcctaagcgctcgtttcagtgattaggattTTAGcgttcattttacggttcggttaactacactatttaccgagatcgtgtgaggaatatagcactcgtttactgattaagcctaagcgctcgtttcagtgattaggattttagctttgattttgcggttcggttaactacactttttaccgggatagtgtgatgaatatagcactcgtttactgattaagcccaAGTGCTCGTTTCagtgtttcagtgattagggactgtgcaataattatcaggaagggggggtcctaaaatgagcttcaccaaaggaaaaattagataggtccccccctTCAGCAGCGTGAAGATTagctgtgaccccccccccccccctcacgttctctcaaaattatgatgtgccccccccccccccccccccccccaggccctctctaacccgtacctttagatattgaaaaacttgagaacagataccaatatcttttatccgacaaccctgcttgtgcaggaaggtttctccgagaggattacaagccagctccccatgatgacagcaacatcagacgttgcaaacaagaggcaaatgatatccaggacaagcttaatgctgtcgtaaccaagttagaaaaacactgaagactggcctcagctgtttacacaattttaatgctgaacaacgtcattcaatgAAGTCTCAggtcggtttaaacgttctgcatcttgtagaagacctggatagggtgatggctaaatataaagcgacatttcctattggtgccaaatctaaagcatccaaatcaagaaaaaagtaggaacagaagaaaaaaagggagaagaagaggattgctgcctcagaaagccgtagaacccgaacctgtataatttttcggtctttgggaggtgaacccattgatgacaactatgaaacagaagtatcctcagctagaaactgtagacctagaaaccctctcgctgtttaaatcaagaacagaactggcatgtctgcgggacctcttaaatgccaaatgttttattggcaaagctcacaacgtggtttgtgacttctgtgcatgagcgattgtttcaatctatcatatgttgacattctaaataagttaaagcatgtgtttatgttgatgcaatatttagacattatggagAGTCAGAGGCATGGCAtatgtctatttggaaaatgtttatttattcattatcgaatttgtgaaatttaattaagaccccccctcaacttacttgagaaatctaatgtagagcccccccttcctttccattattttaacttaaggcccccccctctggttttagggcccccccctcctgataattattgcgcAGTCccttaggcctaagcactacaCACTGTAAGTCTCTCTAATCATATGCAGTTCACAATCTGTACGACTCGTAAGCCATTGTTTCACGAGTCGTAAGAGTGGTACGAGTCGTGGACATGTATACACActctaaatctctctaatgatATGCAGTTCACAAACTGTACGACTCGCAAACCATTGTGTCACGACCCGTACAAGTCGTACGAGTCGTACGGGTCGTGGACTTGTATATACACCCCAAGTCCCTCTAATGATATGCAATTCACAAACTGTACGACTCGTAAGCCATTGTTTCACGACCCGTACGAGCCGTACGAGTCGTGGACTTGTATATACATTCTAAGTCCCCCAATGATATCCAGTTCACAAACTGTACGACTCGTAAACCATTCTTTCACGACCCGTACAAGTCGTACGAGTCGTACGGGTCGTGGACTTGTATATACACCCTAAGTCTCTCTAATGATGTACGCTTCACAAACTGTACGACTTGTAAACCATTGTTTCACAACCCGTACGAGTCGTGGACTTGTATGCTCTACTGATGTGCAGTTCACAAACTGTACGACTCGTAATCCATTGTTTCACGACCCGTACGAGTCGTACGAGTCGTACGAATCGTGGACTTGTATATACACTTCAAGTCTCTATAATGATATACAGTTCACCAACTGTACAACTCGTaaaccattgtttcacgacCAGTACGACTCGTACGAATCGAACGGGTCGTGCGAAAAGGAATATGCCATTATACGGGTCGTATCAGTTCGTGTATGTTGGACAACCCTCTACATTTCAAAAGAAACTTATTTTGCTTATTCTTGCCTGTTAATTGCTGATATATCGGGCAGCTCctcgaaagaaagagaaaaggtagaataaaacaatttgccgtAAATCCTTTTAATGACCCTAAAAGAGGCTTTTGTTTATGTTGGAAACACATTTGTTAATGCGATATACAAGGCTAacggcgctgttacactgtgaaatgtttcgtgcaacttgtctcgcaatgttttggcgacattagggccgtttatacgagagaaaataagccgcggctaactctcgccgcggcttacgtaagccgcgaacaccccgtataaatggtgcaaaatctacgttcacggctttctcaagccgcggcttatcctggccggggagtttatactcgtataaatagttcctttcgcggcttacgtaagccgcggccagagttagccgcggcttattttctctcgtataaacggccctattgtggcgggacaagttgcacgaaacatttcacactgtaacataccctgcaacggccaaattcgttgcgagacaagttgcacgaaaagtagaacttaattctactttcagcaacggctcttgcaacttgtctcacaacAATTTTAGCCGTTGCAGGGTATCTTACATTGTGAAATGCTTCGTGTAACTtatcccgccacaatgtcgccaaaaccgTCATTGCGaggcaagttgcacgaaacatttcacagtgtgctccagcgctagaacgactagacacaaataaagttcctttccttttggaACTAGGAAAACCGCAAAGTTAAGCcatcaatcgatcaatcaatcaatcaatcaatcaatcaatgatcAATCTGTGTATCAGTGGATCAACATATATTTGTATTGTTGCAATGTTTACATGTGTCAACTTAAGTGTTTTAATGAGTCTTAAGGAAATCATAGGGGTTATCAGATATCAATAAAAACACCCGCAGGACGAGTTTATTCCTTTACGACAATTCCGTCCACACAACATAAAGTATCatgtgaggattcggtcgctaagtaaccgccgcgcacGCTCAACACTGAGTTTTGACCCGTGgcaaaggtctcttttcctgtactcgtcagcccagcgaacgcaaaagaaaagaaacctctgtTAGCAGAGAAGAGAGTAGTTTGTTATAGGTATCTTATTCGAGCATTCTGTCTCCTACCCCACCCGCCCCTCCCTCCCCAACAATgaagaaaacatgaaacgtagtACTTACTGTACGGGAAACTGAGACCCCAAGAAAAAGTTAATAAGAAAATATTAACTTCGAAGGGCGTTAAAGTGCTTATTTAATGCAGCCTATTTTAAAAGTAGACGTATTTTATATCCAACCATTAACGTTAAAAGTCAGTCTCTTTGTATTGCTTAggtttccaaaatggacaacaagATAAACGAATTGGAGGAGGCGGTAAGGAACAGTGGGTCAGAGTAAACTATTACCGACTAGTATTCGTGGTTTTGCAAAAATAGCGCCTGAAACAGTTGTGGCACTCAGCTTCATTCAAAGTGAAACCGAGAGCCCTAAAACGCCGGAAGCAGGAGCCTTAATTAAAACTTGAGTTTAAATTGTTAATCAATTTTGCAGCCTTGCGTAATCGTTTTTTAACCCAAATTCGACGCAACGAGAAATTGGGTTGCAAGAAAAGGAAATCACCGCCCTTAGACTGGacaagttaccatggaaacaggaaagccttgcaaaaacaccctttatatTGGCTTTAGTTGCAGTTGCTTATGTctaaaaaacgaactcggtgaccccaatttgtTATCGCActaatgcatcagtcaattgaAACCCCGGCCCCTCGACCCCCGGGACATACCGGGGAATTTAACATTTACCCAGTGTTAAAAGATGGCTTATTTCCTCGGCCCCGGGCCAAGAGACCTGTTAAAAGCTCCGCATAGCGGGGCATCCACACAACGGAACCAAATGAAGAAACAACTCAAATCGGTATCGTTTGTCAACGACACATTGCAAAGGTTGAACTTTACCGGTTTTCGCTTCTATCACTAAGGACTCCAGGTtcgactattaatattgttttcttctgtAATCGTCAATTGCTGCGAAAATTGCCCTTTTTGATTAATAGACGCAATTTAATGCACAAGTCGACATTGTGTTGGGCGTTAACGAGAACTAGCCGGTAAGAATTATATTTGGTATTACATAAATGCATgagtgtatttttaaaataaacacagTTGGTTCAGCGTATAACATATTAGTCATACCTCAGTGACTCGGGTGAAAGTCTCGCCTTGTACTTGTTGTGCGTATCCATTCTTCTTGACACCAAATCGTTGTTAACGACCCACCTTCTATCTGATAGGACACCAAATAGTCGATATCTCAAACGGCTCGTAAATATCATGTGTCGATTTAAAATAAGGcatttacttgaaaaaaaatctcgattttatAGGACAAAAATGCTTGTAACTGTTCTTTTTCAAAATACTCTCTGTCAACAATGATTCAATCCGCATCAGCTCAAACATATTAGTTACCTATAGCAATTGGGCAGGCAACAGTCCGTAAAAATatgtaacttcttccaaaaatGCTCTAACTTAAAATGTTCTAACCTTAACTATAGCTTAACTTTAACTACTCCTTTTcggaaaatttgaaatatttttcaatccGTATAAACGTATTAAACTGTTTAAAAAATCGACGAAATGTCCGAGGTCCTTTTTCTCGGGTGCTTTTACCGCCGCTGCTCTCGCTTGTATCAACGGGCTCATATCGCCGCGACGCGAGGTACAGCATATGTTGTTTATATGTTTCAGAGTTTGGCCCATGCCGAAACCGCTGAGAAAAATAACTTGCTTCGAACAAagtagtttttattttttaacagattgaaaaaatatttcatgattGCGAATGGCGGTGGGCGGGTGATTAGGCAGAAGTAGTTGGTTACCTAAAAACGAAGAGTGAATGACAATTTTAGGGACGTTAATAACAACATGGCTTCTATAGTGTAACATCTTGCTCCCAAATAGTCTCAACAAGAACGTACGAGCTCCCTGAAAGGTAAATTTAATGCCAGTGTAGCCCAAGGATATAAGTTCCTGCAGTTATTTTGGTCTATTTAGCATGTCTGTGAACTTGAACTGCTTGCGCCAGATTGTCGACGTCGCCTGTCAATCCATCCAAAAGTCTCAATTTTACATAGCTCAGCCAGTCAAACAACTTTTATTTTGTCCATGTGGCAAATTTCCGGACAGCTCACATCAACCCACTTCCCCCAAGAATCATTATACTTTTGAAGAACGATATCTCTCCATCAAGGTCAAAACGTTCCTTGACCCTTTGTAAAAGGTCAAGGTCGTTTCCAATTTTGATTATCTTCCTTCCTTCATTATACTGAAACAACACctaaataaaaacaatacaaacaaaaGGTCAGTTTAGACAAGTTCGTTGAAATCGACATGTAAGATCAATCATGCAAAAATACACAAAAGTCATGCAAATTTTGATGCGAAACGAATGTAGACAATTGAGGCAGTGATTTCCTATAAAGATTGAACATCATTTGCAAAGGATGGCTAAAAAGTAAACCGATATCAGTGAATTTATAAAAATGTACGAACCTCTCTCTCCAAAGACGTCATCTTGGAAGTCGAGAATTCGAATCAGTCCTTCGTGTTAAATCCCGGCTGTTGTCCCCGCTTCCGGTGAGCCCACGTGCTGTTAAAT
The Montipora capricornis isolate CH-2021 chromosome 10, ASM3666992v2, whole genome shotgun sequence genome window above contains:
- the LOC138019036 gene encoding LOW QUALITY PROTEIN: uncharacterized protein (The sequence of the model RefSeq protein was modified relative to this genomic sequence to represent the inferred CDS: substituted 1 base at 1 genomic stop codon), which gives rise to MTFKLPSLKGKSNADKSLVSHGLPLFQWGNLREKEEPIGRGSFGLVFVARNQHGEKVVIKKLLSEDDHEKRLFIKEAKILHGINNEYIVKFKAEIMEPFAMMIEXLFFDFAPFGGSAIVSSLDRLLQHLHMNEAIDQFPFQEKIALETAAGLAHLHDLGIVHRDIKPANVLVSNQHYSTLDDRQELEHAFQTRPIICKLADFGESRSAINQTSNVCRMVTSNIVRGTPAYRAPDFPPIEPRDFPSFRLLGFRVIFRHSVF